The Acutalibacter muris genomic sequence TATCCTGCCCGGGGGGCTCCCGGGGACCCTGAACCTGGAAAAGTCCCCAAAAGTCCAGGAGCTCATAGATTTCTGCGCACGGGAGGGGAAACTCCTTGGAGCTATCTGCGCCGCGCCCTCCATACTGGCCCATAAGGGGCTCCTGAAGGGCCGGGAGGCCACCGCCTTCCCAAGTTTCCAGAAGGACGTCACAGAGGGCGGCGGAGAGCTCTCCGATAGCTTCGTAGTCCGGGACGGCCAGTTCATCACCGCCCGGGGCATGGGCGTGTCCACCCGGTTCGGGCTGGCCCTGGCGGCGGCGCTCACCACCCCGGAGACCGCCGCGGAGATACAGGCGGGCATACAGTTCGCCTAAGAAGGGGAGGTAACTAAGCTATGAACCAAAGACCACAGCAGCCGCAGCACAGAGGAGAGCCCCAGCGCGCGCCCCAACGCAGCAGCGCGGGCCCCCAGCAGGGCGGCCCACGCCCCGGAAACTTCCAGGTGAATATCGACCAGCGGGACCTGATGACCGGCCCCATAGAACAGCCCCGTGGAAGAAGACAGCCCGACTTGTATTCCGAGCCACCCTCCATGAAAAAGGCCCAGCTCACCGACAAGGAGCTGCGGGCGGAGAAGCGGGCCCATAAAAAGCGCAACCGTGTGAAGGCCCGGAAGAACAAGCGCATCTTCAAGATAATGTGGCTTTGCATGGTGCTGCTCATATCCTTCACCTTCGCCAGCTACCTTATCGGCGGCTCCAACGATTTCTTAGGCGCGGGCCGGCCCGAGGGCAAGGCCGACGTGACCATACCCGAGGGGGAGCTTACCGAGGACCAGCTGGCCGAAATACTCCACCAGGCGGGGATAATCAGCAAGCCGGAGTTTTTCAGTCTCTACTGCAAGATAAAAAAGAACATCGACAGCTTCAGCCCGGGCACTA encodes the following:
- a CDS encoding DJ-1 family glyoxalase III translates to MVYVLLAEGFELVEAMAPVDVLRRAKVEVETVGVTGKTVSSSNGVPITADLEISETTADGLDCVILPGGLPGTLNLEKSPKVQELIDFCAREGKLLGAICAAPSILAHKGLLKGREATAFPSFQKDVTEGGGELSDSFVVRDGQFITARGMGVSTRFGLALAAALTTPETAAEIQAGIQFA